From Anaerolineales bacterium, one genomic window encodes:
- the mutS gene encoding DNA mismatch repair protein MutS — MNAKATPVRKQYLEIKKQYPDAILFFRLGDFYETFDEDAEITSRELDIVLTSRNVAKGTRVPMAGIPHHAAENYLARLIEKGYHVAICEQVGDGPVEGLFPREVVRVITPGTVLEAELLPGDANNYLLAVVADNAGVGIDYTDLSTAEFADTQVETAAARPVIRQELIRLRPAEVILPESLDLEDEWRGHSTKLPDWRFELDRAAETLKDHFNAATLDGFGLGKKTLAIRAAAAILEYLQSTQGEASKLMTGLSTYSLSDSMALDAATRRNLELTETLRTGKVDGSLLGVVDKTLTPMGKRLIRHWMGNPLLDIERIQKRLDQVEAFYNEGLWRAEMRQALKKIGDLERLTNRISIGAAGPNDLTSLRELLGRLPALIELMQGHADGAYAVVAGHLDPCDDVRDLLQQAIADDPPATLAHIGVIRSGYSKELDDLVDGSHEAREWIGSLETVERERTGIKSLKVGYNKVFGYYIEVTRTHSENVPEEYIRKQTLVNAERFITPEMKDYEARVLNAEEQIRELETQLFREICREIGAQAQRLLATARTLARLDVVAGLAEVAANNGYVRPELAQDESLEIYDARHPVVEQFLQSQRFVPNDTVFEEGERIRIITGPNMSGKSTYLRQVALILLLAQMGSFVPARSAHLGIADRIFTRIGAQDEIHAGQSTFMVEMVETANILNHATNRSLLVLDEIGRGTSTYDGVSIAWAVVEFVHNHPRLRSRTLFATHYHELTQLSEVLPGVRNYNVAVSEEGGEVVFLHTIVPGGADKSYGIHVAELAGMPRAVIHRAQEILVNFEMNSNANNDVKAIPAMQLSMFPQKNPILEELKKIDVDSLPPLEALNRLYEWQQRFLDKDDDAPESETTT, encoded by the coding sequence ATGAATGCCAAGGCCACGCCGGTCCGCAAGCAGTATCTAGAGATCAAGAAGCAGTATCCTGACGCGATTCTCTTCTTCCGCCTGGGGGATTTCTACGAGACCTTCGACGAAGACGCCGAGATCACTTCCAGGGAACTGGACATCGTGCTCACTTCGCGCAACGTGGCTAAAGGCACGCGCGTGCCCATGGCGGGCATCCCCCATCACGCCGCCGAGAATTACCTGGCCCGCTTGATCGAGAAAGGCTATCACGTAGCCATTTGCGAACAGGTCGGGGACGGACCCGTTGAGGGCCTCTTCCCGCGCGAGGTCGTGCGCGTGATCACCCCGGGGACGGTACTCGAAGCGGAGCTGCTGCCGGGCGACGCCAATAACTACCTGCTCGCTGTGGTCGCGGATAACGCCGGCGTTGGCATCGACTACACCGACCTGAGCACAGCTGAATTCGCCGACACGCAGGTGGAAACGGCGGCAGCGCGTCCCGTGATACGGCAGGAGCTGATCCGCCTGCGGCCGGCGGAAGTGATCCTGCCCGAATCGCTGGACCTGGAAGACGAATGGCGGGGGCACAGCACGAAGCTGCCGGATTGGCGCTTCGAATTGGATCGCGCCGCGGAAACCTTGAAGGATCATTTCAACGCGGCGACGCTGGACGGTTTCGGCCTGGGGAAAAAAACGCTGGCAATTCGTGCGGCGGCCGCCATTCTCGAATACTTGCAGTCGACGCAGGGCGAAGCGAGCAAGCTGATGACCGGCCTGTCGACGTACTCGCTCAGCGATTCGATGGCGCTGGACGCCGCCACACGGCGCAATCTGGAATTGACCGAGACCCTGCGCACGGGCAAGGTCGATGGTTCGTTGCTCGGTGTCGTGGATAAGACTCTCACGCCGATGGGAAAGCGTCTGATCCGGCATTGGATGGGCAATCCGCTGCTCGACATCGAGCGCATACAGAAGCGGCTGGATCAGGTGGAAGCCTTCTACAACGAGGGTTTGTGGCGGGCCGAGATGCGCCAGGCGCTGAAGAAGATCGGCGATCTCGAACGGCTGACGAACCGCATTTCCATCGGGGCCGCCGGCCCGAACGACCTGACCAGTTTGCGCGAGCTGCTGGGACGGCTTCCGGCGTTGATCGAGTTGATGCAGGGCCATGCGGACGGCGCCTACGCGGTAGTGGCCGGGCATTTGGACCCCTGTGACGACGTTCGGGATTTGCTGCAACAGGCCATTGCCGATGACCCGCCGGCCACGCTGGCGCACATCGGCGTGATACGCAGCGGTTATTCAAAGGAATTGGACGATCTTGTGGACGGCTCCCATGAAGCGCGGGAGTGGATCGGATCTCTGGAAACGGTCGAGCGGGAGCGCACGGGGATCAAGAGCTTGAAAGTCGGCTACAACAAGGTGTTCGGCTACTACATCGAGGTCACGCGCACGCACAGCGAGAACGTACCGGAGGAGTACATCCGCAAGCAGACCCTGGTCAACGCCGAGCGCTTCATCACACCGGAGATGAAGGATTACGAGGCGCGGGTGCTCAACGCAGAGGAGCAGATACGCGAGCTGGAAACGCAGTTGTTCCGCGAGATCTGCCGCGAAATCGGCGCACAGGCGCAGCGTTTGCTTGCAACGGCTCGCACGCTGGCGCGGCTGGACGTCGTAGCCGGGCTGGCCGAAGTCGCGGCCAACAATGGATACGTGCGTCCGGAATTGGCGCAGGACGAAAGCCTCGAAATCTACGACGCACGCCACCCGGTCGTAGAACAGTTCCTTCAATCCCAGCGCTTCGTCCCCAACGACACGGTCTTCGAGGAGGGGGAACGCATTCGCATCATTACCGGACCGAACATGTCGGGCAAGTCGACCTATTTACGTCAGGTGGCCTTGATCTTGCTCCTGGCGCAGATGGGCAGTTTCGTGCCGGCGAGATCGGCGCACCTGGGGATCGCCGACCGTATTTTCACACGCATCGGTGCGCAGGACGAAATCCACGCCGGCCAATCGACGTTCATGGTGGAGATGGTGGAAACGGCCAACATCCTTAATCACGCCACGAACCGCAGCCTGCTGGTCCTGGACGAGATCGGGCGCGGTACGAGCACCTACGACGGCGTGTCGATCGCCTGGGCGGTGGTGGAATTCGTCCACAACCATCCGCGGCTGCGTTCTCGCACCCTGTTTGCCACGCACTATCACGAACTAACACAACTCTCCGAAGTGCTGCCCGGCGTACGCAATTACAACGTGGCGGTTTCGGAAGAGGGCGGTGAGGTCGTGTTTCTGCACACGATCGTGCCCGGCGGTGCGGATAAATCCTACGGCATTCACGTCGCCGAGCTGGCCGGCATGCCGCGCGCCGTCATCCACCGGGCGCAGGAAATTCTGGTAAATTTCGAGATGAATTCGAACGCCAATAACGATGTAAAAGCGATCCCCGCGATGCAGCTGAGTATGTTCCCGCAGAAAAATCCCATATTGGAAGAATTGAAGAAGATCGACGTCGACAGCCTGCCGCCCTTGGAAGCGCTAAATCGATTGTATGAATGGCAACAGCGTTTCCTGGATAAAGACGACGACGCGCCTGAATCGGAAACCACGACCTAA
- a CDS encoding amidohydrolase, whose product MQKVDLILRNALIVTMDQDERVIADGAIAVSGDSIEAVGPSDEIVARYSAAETIDCSGKTITPGLVNSHTHAAMTLLRGLADDLRLDVWLLGYMMPVEREFVSPEFCRLGTLLGCAEMIRGGTTCFADMYYYEASVAEAAAEALDYARSYIEKWRDHPCVTPAIAPHAPYTTTPEILKACVDLAREFDVPLLTHLAETMEEVEEWRETYDMPVIPWVKKLGLLDVNVVAAHCVHVDDGEIHTLEHTGTGVSHNPSSNLKLASGFAPVADMLDTGLNVGVGTDGPSSNNDLDMFEEMRLASFIAKAYGENPTALPARTVFDMATRMGAKALFLGDVTGSLEAGKRADIILIDLESVHNSPHFARTPDMVYSRLVYSAKATDVTDVMINGKWAMRERQLCTIDVEPLLEEAADYAARIDSFLIEREGSVLSKLIAIGGAEQEESYEVQIKVRIPDAAPVIEKLNSGEFDIVRTAHYLEYDTYFTFDPPEVNRLRYREDEFVGEDGDVFNVRYRLTLTGPAAEGEYHDAIFLSRSRFIAPAIHSLRFYQEYFNPSSSIEINKDRRRWLLRYDGVELFVNIDRITKPRLECCFLEIKSRTWSRRDAQEKADEISRLLQALGAGDAETVRMEYPDVIADEVE is encoded by the coding sequence ATGCAAAAGGTTGATCTCATTCTCCGCAACGCGTTGATCGTAACGATGGACCAGGACGAGCGTGTGATTGCTGACGGCGCCATCGCCGTCAGCGGCGATTCGATCGAAGCCGTCGGCCCGAGCGACGAGATCGTCGCCAGGTACTCCGCCGCAGAGACGATCGACTGCTCCGGTAAGACGATCACGCCGGGTCTGGTCAATTCGCACACCCACGCAGCCATGACTCTGCTGCGTGGCCTGGCCGATGACCTACGCCTTGACGTCTGGCTCCTGGGATACATGATGCCCGTGGAACGTGAGTTCGTATCTCCCGAATTCTGCCGCCTGGGAACCCTCTTGGGCTGCGCCGAGATGATACGCGGCGGAACGACTTGTTTCGCCGATATGTACTACTACGAGGCTTCCGTCGCCGAGGCCGCCGCGGAAGCCCTTGACTACGCCCGCAGCTACATCGAAAAATGGCGCGATCACCCCTGCGTCACACCGGCGATCGCACCTCATGCGCCCTATACGACAACACCGGAAATCCTCAAAGCCTGCGTCGACCTGGCCAGGGAATTCGACGTTCCCCTGCTCACCCACCTCGCCGAGACGATGGAAGAGGTGGAAGAATGGCGTGAGACCTACGACATGCCGGTGATCCCCTGGGTGAAGAAATTGGGTTTGCTGGACGTGAATGTCGTCGCGGCGCACTGCGTGCACGTCGATGACGGCGAAATCCACACCCTGGAACACACCGGAACGGGCGTCTCGCATAATCCCTCCAGCAATTTAAAGCTCGCCTCCGGATTCGCACCGGTCGCCGACATGCTGGATACCGGACTCAACGTTGGCGTCGGGACCGACGGCCCTTCCTCCAACAACGATCTGGACATGTTCGAAGAGATGCGCCTGGCCTCTTTCATCGCCAAGGCGTACGGCGAAAATCCGACGGCGCTGCCCGCTCGCACGGTCTTCGATATGGCTACACGCATGGGTGCGAAGGCTCTCTTCCTCGGCGACGTGACCGGCTCCCTCGAAGCCGGTAAACGCGCCGACATCATCCTCATCGACCTGGAATCCGTGCATAATTCCCCCCACTTCGCCCGAACTCCGGACATGGTCTACTCCCGCCTCGTCTACTCCGCCAAGGCGACCGACGTCACGGACGTGATGATCAACGGGAAATGGGCAATGCGGGAACGCCAGTTGTGTACCATCGACGTCGAACCGCTGCTAGAGGAAGCGGCGGATTATGCGGCGCGAATCGATTCCTTCCTCATCGAACGCGAGGGCTCGGTGCTCTCCAAGCTGATCGCCATTGGCGGCGCCGAGCAGGAAGAGAGCTACGAGGTGCAGATCAAAGTGCGCATCCCCGACGCAGCGCCGGTGATCGAAAAACTGAACAGCGGCGAGTTCGACATCGTACGCACGGCGCACTATCTCGAATACGACACGTATTTCACCTTCGATCCGCCGGAAGTCAACCGCCTGCGCTACCGCGAGGACGAGTTCGTCGGCGAAGACGGCGACGTCTTCAACGTGCGTTATCGTTTGACCCTCACCGGGCCGGCCGCGGAAGGGGAATACCACGATGCCATCTTCCTCTCCCGCTCGCGTTTCATCGCGCCCGCGATCCACAGTCTGCGTTTCTATCAGGAGTACTTCAATCCGTCTTCCTCGATCGAAATCAACAAGGACCGCCGGCGCTGGCTGCTGCGCTACGACGGGGTCGAACTCTTCGTCAACATCGACCGCATCACCAAACCAAGGTTGGAGTGCTGCTTCCTGGAAATCAAGAGCCGCACCTGGTCCCGCCGCGATGCACAGGAAAAGGCGGATGAAATCTCACGTTTGCTGCAGGCGCTGGGCGCCGGTGATGCCGAGACCGTGCGGATGGAATACCCTGACGTGATTGCCGACGAGGTTGAATAA
- a CDS encoding thymidine phosphorylase → MRAVDIVIKKRDGLELTQDEIRFLIDGFTRGDIPDYQVAAWCMAVVFRGMTPRETAELTQVMVDSGERIDLSSVVPIAVDKHSTGGVGDKTSLVVLPTVAANGLAVGKMSGRALGFSGGTLDKMESIRGFRADLTKEEFLAQLEKVGIVLSGQTAKLTPADGKLYALRDVTGTVPSIPLIASSIMSKKIAGGAQGIVLDVKVGKGAFMETMERAVELADLMVEIGRHADRRTVALISDMNQPLGDAVGNALEVKEAIASLKGEGPQDFHAHCLEVAGYMLILGERAQDIETARAMADSAIVSGAAYEKFLDLVRAQDGDTDMVEHPERLPQAAIVEEVTAPVSGTVTEIDAREVAFTAVDLGAGREKKGDPIDHAVGVVVHTNIGDRIEAGDPLFAVHANDEQLVKPAVERLLEAHRIEDKDVEPLPLFYRTIGI, encoded by the coding sequence ATGCGCGCCGTGGACATTGTGATCAAAAAGCGGGACGGATTGGAGCTCACGCAGGATGAAATTCGTTTCTTGATCGATGGTTTCACCCGCGGAGACATCCCGGACTATCAGGTCGCTGCGTGGTGCATGGCAGTGGTTTTCCGCGGCATGACTCCGCGCGAGACGGCGGAACTCACACAGGTGATGGTCGATTCGGGCGAACGCATTGATCTTTCCAGCGTCGTGCCTATCGCCGTGGACAAGCACTCGACCGGCGGTGTCGGGGACAAAACCTCGCTCGTCGTCCTGCCGACGGTCGCAGCGAACGGGCTCGCAGTGGGCAAGATGTCCGGTCGGGCGCTGGGTTTCAGCGGCGGCACGTTGGACAAAATGGAATCGATCCGCGGCTTTCGCGCCGATCTGACCAAGGAAGAGTTCCTGGCGCAGTTGGAGAAGGTCGGGATCGTGCTGTCCGGACAGACGGCGAAGCTGACTCCCGCTGACGGTAAACTCTACGCACTGCGGGATGTGACCGGGACCGTGCCGTCGATACCGCTGATCGCTTCCTCGATCATGAGCAAGAAGATCGCCGGCGGCGCGCAGGGCATCGTACTCGATGTAAAGGTCGGAAAAGGGGCCTTCATGGAAACCATGGAGCGGGCGGTCGAATTGGCGGATTTGATGGTCGAAATTGGCCGTCATGCGGATCGGCGCACCGTGGCCCTGATATCGGACATGAATCAACCGCTGGGGGATGCCGTGGGTAACGCCCTGGAAGTGAAAGAGGCGATCGCCTCATTGAAAGGTGAGGGACCACAGGATTTCCACGCCCACTGTCTCGAAGTGGCGGGGTATATGCTGATCCTGGGAGAACGTGCGCAGGATATTGAAACGGCACGGGCGATGGCGGATTCCGCCATAGTAAGCGGCGCTGCCTACGAGAAGTTCCTGGATCTCGTCCGCGCCCAGGACGGCGATACGGACATGGTTGAGCATCCGGAAAGATTGCCCCAGGCGGCGATCGTCGAGGAAGTTACTGCGCCGGTGAGCGGAACGGTCACCGAAATCGATGCGCGCGAAGTGGCCTTCACGGCGGTCGACCTGGGCGCCGGCAGGGAGAAAAAAGGCGATCCGATCGATCACGCCGTGGGGGTGGTCGTGCACACCAACATCGGGGACCGCATCGAGGCCGGCGATCCGCTCTTTGCAGTCCATGCAAACGACGAGCAGCTCGTAAAACCGGCGGTTGAGCGGCTGCTCGAGGCGCACCGCATCGAGGATAAAGATGTAGAGCCGCTGCCGTTGTTTTACAGGACGATCGGCATCTGA
- a CDS encoding MFS transporter, with translation MMFGKRADFHISEAWRRTLYVTFFAQIITAVGFSSVFPFLPLYVEALGSTSGLSLELLAGLVYSAQAFCMMLASPVWGAIADRYGRKLMIQRACFGGAGIILLMAFVRSAEQLVLLRAIQGLITGSVAASSALIAAEAPRARTGYALGLLQTGLGIGIAMGPLIGGAVADAFGYGAAFYITAALLLVAGILVHFGVEETYVPATTPSIELRSFFADWRHIIHSPGVKTTYTLDTVARLGRSTIVPIMPIFIQSFTTDISSVNTITGIVFGVYSAAMTLSSIYFGRLGDRIGHRSILIGSLVATALFYAPQSLVSETWQMLLLQALAGVAMGGILPSVGALLAKLTVHGEEGAVYGLSNSLRAAARTIAPLLGAGIATWLNLQATFAFTAGFFLLAGIFAAARLPRSENPAFTKS, from the coding sequence ATGATGTTTGGGAAACGGGCTGATTTTCATATCTCCGAAGCATGGCGGCGCACGCTGTATGTCACCTTTTTCGCGCAGATCATCACTGCCGTCGGCTTTTCCAGCGTCTTTCCGTTCCTTCCACTGTACGTCGAAGCCCTGGGCTCGACTTCCGGGCTCAGCCTCGAACTTCTGGCCGGCCTGGTTTATTCGGCACAAGCTTTCTGCATGATGCTCGCCTCACCCGTATGGGGTGCAATTGCCGATCGCTATGGCCGAAAACTCATGATTCAGCGGGCGTGTTTCGGCGGTGCAGGGATCATCCTGCTCATGGCTTTCGTCCGTTCAGCCGAGCAGCTCGTTCTGCTGCGCGCTATTCAGGGTTTGATCACCGGTTCGGTCGCCGCATCGAGTGCGCTGATCGCCGCAGAGGCGCCCCGTGCGCGCACCGGCTACGCCCTGGGGTTGCTGCAAACGGGGCTCGGTATTGGGATCGCGATGGGACCACTCATCGGCGGCGCCGTCGCAGACGCATTCGGATACGGCGCTGCGTTTTATATTACGGCGGCACTGCTGCTCGTGGCCGGAATTCTGGTTCACTTTGGCGTCGAAGAAACTTACGTTCCAGCCACCACGCCCTCGATCGAGCTGCGTAGTTTCTTTGCCGACTGGCGGCACATCATCCACTCCCCCGGCGTCAAGACGACCTACACGTTGGACACGGTCGCACGGCTGGGGCGTTCGACGATCGTGCCGATCATGCCCATCTTCATCCAATCCTTCACCACCGATATTTCCAGTGTAAATACGATAACCGGAATCGTTTTTGGGGTCTATTCTGCTGCGATGACCCTGAGTTCGATTTATTTCGGCAGGCTTGGCGACCGTATTGGCCATCGATCGATCCTCATCGGCAGTCTGGTTGCCACGGCGCTCTTCTATGCACCACAATCGCTTGTGAGCGAAACCTGGCAGATGTTGCTCCTGCAGGCTCTGGCGGGGGTGGCAATGGGCGGCATACTGCCTTCGGTGGGCGCGCTGCTCGCAAAGCTCACCGTCCACGGGGAGGAAGGCGCGGTGTATGGATTATCGAATTCACTGCGCGCCGCTGCACGCACGATCGCGCCGCTGCTCGGCGCCGGCATCGCAACCTGGCTCAACCTGCAAGCGACGTTCGCCTTTACGGCCGGTTTTTTTCTGCTGGCTGGGATTTTTGCTGCCGCCAGGCTTCCTCGTTCTGAAAATCCGGCATTTACGAAATCATGA
- a CDS encoding prolyl oligopeptidase family serine peptidase — protein sequence MTGIRTAPYGSWESPISSELVAACGSGWGWLLREIQVHGRSVYWIEPKPEDGGRNTIVCRREDGSIAEVIPEGYSARTRVHEYGGGDYCVLAGTVFFSNEADQRLYRLAAGGTPIPITPEPPTGESWRFADGSPAADGQFILCVRERHDSNGKVQNDIVAVQSDGAGEVKTVVRGSDFYASPRISPDGCRIAWLSWDLPRMPWDGTELWAAKYHPDGSISPADKIAGSAAEWISNPSWSPDGNLYFLSDRSNWSNLYRWNGSLVDRIFDIEADLDRPAWSFGYTRYAFLSQGRIACVFWKDGLEHLGLYEPQSRSFRKLDTPFTAIPYLASDGEENLWFLGGNFEMRPAVVRINLEDGSSNVVYRGASFEIEAGYLSRPRPIDYPTFDSEVAHALYYPPANPDYDSPADELAPLIVRCHGGPTSAAHPFLQPEFLFFTSRGFGVLDVNYRGSSGYGRSYREALRGQWGHVDTEDCLAAARCLIDRGETDPGRQIMRGSSAGGWTTLCALTFHNLFRAGAVYYAVADAEMLVNASPKFESGYVQYLIGPYPAERQLYLDRSPIHHTQELSSPLIVFQGMRDKIVPPSQSKTLIEALREKKLQYAYLTFPNEGHGFRRAESLKRSLEAELSFYAQIFGFELADSLEAVTISNLAR from the coding sequence ATGACCGGCATAAGAACCGCACCTTACGGCTCCTGGGAATCACCCATCTCGTCCGAACTCGTCGCGGCATGCGGCTCTGGTTGGGGATGGTTGCTGCGCGAGATTCAAGTGCACGGCAGGTCCGTCTACTGGATCGAGCCCAAACCGGAAGATGGCGGCCGGAACACCATAGTGTGCCGGAGAGAGGACGGCAGCATTGCCGAGGTCATCCCGGAAGGATACAGCGCACGCACCCGCGTCCATGAGTACGGCGGTGGAGATTACTGCGTGCTTGCGGGCACGGTTTTCTTTTCCAACGAGGCGGATCAACGCCTCTACCGGCTCGCAGCGGGTGGTACACCCATCCCGATCACGCCCGAACCGCCCACCGGCGAATCCTGGCGCTTTGCGGACGGTTCTCCTGCAGCGGATGGTCAGTTCATACTCTGTGTCCGCGAGCGTCATGATTCAAACGGCAAGGTGCAGAATGATATAGTGGCCGTTCAAAGCGACGGTGCTGGCGAGGTCAAAACCGTCGTTCGAGGCAGCGATTTCTACGCCAGCCCCAGAATCAGCCCGGACGGCTGCCGCATCGCCTGGTTGTCCTGGGATCTTCCCCGCATGCCGTGGGATGGAACGGAGCTATGGGCAGCGAAATATCATCCCGACGGCTCGATTTCGCCAGCGGATAAAATCGCAGGAAGCGCTGCGGAGTGGATCTCCAATCCATCCTGGAGTCCGGATGGGAATCTCTACTTCCTCTCGGATCGTTCGAATTGGAGCAACCTCTACCGCTGGAACGGATCGCTCGTCGATCGAATCTTCGACATCGAAGCCGATCTCGATCGGCCGGCCTGGTCGTTCGGCTACACACGCTATGCGTTTCTCTCGCAGGGCCGCATCGCCTGCGTCTTCTGGAAAGACGGTCTGGAGCACCTGGGCCTCTACGAACCCCAGTCCCGTAGTTTCCGGAAGCTCGACACGCCTTTTACGGCGATTCCCTACCTGGCCAGTGACGGCGAAGAGAACCTCTGGTTCCTGGGTGGCAACTTCGAAATGCGCCCCGCCGTCGTCCGCATCAATCTCGAAGATGGCTCATCGAATGTCGTTTATCGAGGTGCATCATTCGAGATCGAAGCCGGATACCTCTCCAGGCCTCGTCCGATCGACTACCCAACGTTCGACAGCGAAGTCGCCCACGCGCTATACTACCCCCCTGCGAATCCGGATTATGACTCCCCGGCGGACGAATTGGCCCCGCTGATTGTGCGCTGCCACGGTGGACCGACCTCCGCCGCACATCCCTTCCTGCAGCCCGAATTCCTATTCTTCACCAGCCGTGGCTTTGGCGTCCTCGACGTGAACTACCGCGGTAGTTCAGGCTACGGACGATCCTATCGTGAAGCTTTGCGGGGTCAATGGGGGCACGTCGATACCGAGGACTGCCTCGCCGCAGCCCGCTGCCTGATCGATCGAGGCGAAACGGATCCCGGCCGTCAGATCATGCGCGGAAGCAGCGCCGGCGGCTGGACCACGCTGTGCGCGCTCACGTTCCACAATCTGTTTCGCGCCGGCGCCGTGTACTACGCCGTTGCGGATGCCGAGATGTTGGTCAACGCTTCCCCTAAGTTCGAATCCGGTTACGTGCAATATCTGATCGGCCCTTACCCTGCTGAAAGACAGTTGTATCTCGACCGCTCGCCGATCCATCACACGCAGGAACTATCGAGTCCCCTGATCGTCTTTCAAGGTATGCGTGACAAGATCGTTCCGCCCTCCCAATCGAAAACCTTGATCGAAGCGCTGCGCGAGAAGAAATTGCAGTACGCCTACCTCACATTCCCCAATGAAGGCCACGGATTCCGGCGTGCGGAAAGCCTCAAACGAAGTCTCGAAGCCGAACTTTCCTTCTACGCGCAGATATTCGGCTTCGAACTTGCCGATTCGCTTGAAGCGGTTACAATTTCAAATCTCGCGCGCTGA
- the mltG gene encoding endolytic transglycosylase MltG has product MLKSLKRPACLLGAAAGMLIICGVIWAAGFVMLGVPQSNERLGPPNPHLNPFMRTLLSVYLLANEAALDEPAGAAEVSIDFEVFEGNLASDVVDRLTESGVVRNGFLLRNYLRYRGFDYSVEVGYYQLTGEMTIRQIADALQTAIPAATAFTVVEGLRLEEIAERVAVSDLNISFEDFLAACDEIARSSDLPVDWPAEASLEGLLFPDTYFFDPEASARDVILAMLDNFESKLDAEMLAGFERQGLNVYQAVTLASIVEREAVIPDERPLIASVFLRRLSLGMKLEADPTVQYALGLQTGGWWKAPLSFSDLEFDSPYNTYRFTGLPPGPIANPGASALKAVAFPADSTYLYFRALCDGSGRHAFAETYEEHLENACP; this is encoded by the coding sequence ATGCTGAAAAGCCTTAAACGACCTGCTTGTTTGCTCGGTGCAGCTGCTGGTATGCTGATCATCTGCGGAGTAATCTGGGCGGCGGGATTCGTCATGCTCGGCGTGCCGCAGTCGAACGAACGCCTCGGCCCGCCCAATCCCCACCTGAACCCGTTCATGCGCACGCTGTTATCCGTGTATCTGCTGGCCAATGAAGCCGCGCTCGACGAACCTGCGGGCGCAGCGGAAGTATCGATTGATTTCGAAGTGTTTGAGGGCAATCTCGCCAGCGACGTCGTCGACCGCCTGACGGAAAGCGGCGTCGTCCGCAACGGTTTCCTGCTGCGCAATTACCTGCGCTACCGCGGTTTCGACTACAGCGTCGAGGTTGGATATTACCAACTTACCGGAGAGATGACCATCCGCCAGATCGCAGACGCACTGCAGACCGCGATCCCTGCGGCGACCGCCTTCACCGTGGTCGAGGGCTTGCGCCTGGAAGAAATCGCCGAACGCGTCGCCGTCAGCGATCTGAATATCAGCTTCGAGGATTTTCTGGCAGCTTGTGATGAAATTGCCCGCAGCAGCGATCTTCCAGTCGATTGGCCCGCCGAAGCTTCGCTGGAAGGGTTACTGTTCCCGGACACGTATTTCTTCGATCCCGAGGCATCTGCACGTGACGTGATCCTCGCCATGCTGGACAACTTCGAATCCAAGCTCGATGCAGAAATGCTCGCGGGATTCGAACGACAGGGATTGAACGTATACCAGGCTGTCACGCTGGCCTCGATAGTAGAGCGCGAAGCCGTAATCCCGGATGAACGGCCGCTGATCGCCTCGGTCTTCCTGCGGCGTCTGTCCCTGGGCATGAAATTGGAAGCGGATCCCACCGTCCAGTACGCACTGGGCCTGCAGACCGGCGGATGGTGGAAGGCGCCGCTCAGCTTCTCCGATCTGGAATTCGACTCCCCGTACAACACCTACCGATTCACCGGACTGCCGCCGGGCCCGATCGCCAATCCTGGCGCTTCGGCGTTGAAGGCAGTCGCCTTCCCCGCCGACAGCACCTACCTGTACTTCCGTGCGCTGTGCGACGGATCGGGCCGTCACGCATTCGCCGAAACGTACGAAGAGCATCTCGAAAACGCCTGCCCCTGA
- the ruvX gene encoding Holliday junction resolvase RuvX, with protein MTRILAVDPGDKRIGLAVSDPSGTIARPLAVVKHVSRITDAQAIVQWADECEADRILVGLALNAAGQIGHQARKALRLVEALRAVTELQVDTWDETDSTSAALRLHGKKDGMTDARAAAVFLQEYLYAEKP; from the coding sequence ATGACCCGCATACTTGCCGTCGACCCGGGAGACAAACGCATCGGCCTGGCGGTCAGCGATCCAAGCGGAACCATCGCGAGACCCCTGGCGGTCGTCAAACACGTGTCGAGAATCACAGACGCCCAAGCAATCGTCCAGTGGGCGGATGAATGCGAAGCGGATAGGATCCTCGTCGGACTTGCCCTGAACGCGGCGGGCCAAATCGGGCATCAAGCTCGAAAGGCGCTGCGCCTGGTTGAGGCGCTGCGCGCCGTGACGGAATTACAGGTCGACACCTGGGACGAAACTGATTCCACGAGTGCCGCGCTCCGACTCCACGGGAAAAAAGATGGCATGACGGATGCGCGTGCAGCCGCCGTTTTCTTACAGGAATACCTCTATGCTGAAAAGCCTTAA